A portion of the Glycine max cultivar Williams 82 chromosome 10, Glycine_max_v4.0, whole genome shotgun sequence genome contains these proteins:
- the LOC100784523 gene encoding serine/threonine-protein kinase prpf4B isoform X1 — MATDARDSRRKHHRSSSPEDVDRSSKRHKHRHNSHRHRHGSKKRDEEVEFDDRTIAAVPSPTSHRYLHDDDVEEGEILEDEALDGEVGKKETESDVEPGEIKVTGDRDVRSDNQNSEPLTKISETRNEDIRDDKFISPAIDAQDDVSPNRSSSETRDGKHAQARTDGVGNGYLDPKSSKGDKWQNGELGHFKGNEKLKGDFHDPTLEANVRKAHYHRNSSSESGGEKYRMSGSSPSHGRYRSRSRSIGHTRDRSRSRSIIDEYPHSKRRRFDYDHDEERVRARGREHGHGSVVDDRREYGIRYHNREARDRDVDRDLHGEKKQEETSRGKEIEWEHKRGKERERSRDRYRRDIEKDRSREREEDRDRRQEKERDRSWDTVMERDRRREKERDRSRDRIRGGKRDKDPENERDDKHRARDNIKKRERHDDKYRHKDRDTANGKNRHLHHEDGDDNGDRYRKHSRHEENEYRWERKRNSDNPVKVYSSMGSTAEVGESKLTSSEVEPDDLEEDTLQLPEQEEEDLNRIKEESRRRREAIMEKYKKQHQQVEEAVGNEGNDKKAAIPNDISEARDGKNDDADYLEPSFAVGKSPENVNVASKKMSPAGGLGEGTPKSERSEDKFCDDIFGETPTGVRKSGKGDGLLIERAGLHDNWDDAEGYYSYRIGEILDGRYEVTAAHGRGVFSTVVRGKNLKMGNGEPEEVAIKIIRSNDTMYKAGMDELVILKKLVGADPDDKRHCVRFLSSFRYRNHLCLVFESLNMNLREVLKKFGRNIGLRLTAVRAYAKQLFIALKHLRNCGVLHCDIKPDNMLVNESKNVLKLCDFGNAMFAGKNEVTPYLVSRFYRAPEIILGLPYDHPLDIWSVGCCLYELYIGKVLFPGLTNNDMLRLHMELKGPFPKKMLRKGAFTEQHFDQDLNFLATEEDPVTKKTIKRLILNIKPKDIGTLITGSPGEDPKMLANFKDLLEKVFVLDPDKRLTVSQALNHPFITGVSSQLSAC, encoded by the exons ATGGCCACCGATGCCCGTGACTCGCGTCGCAAGCATCACCGATCTTCCTCTCCAGAGGACGTGGACAGATCCTCGAAGCGTCACAAGCACCGCCATAACAGCCATCGCCACCGCCACGGGAGCAAAAAGCGCGACGAAGAGGTTGAATTCGATGATCGAACAATTGCTGCGGTTCCTTCTCCAACTTCGCACAGATATCTCCATGACGACGATGTGGAGGAGGGAGAGATCCTTGAAGATGAGGCTCTCGACGGTGAGGTTGGAAAAAAGGAGACGGAATCTGATGTTGAACCCGGTGAAATCAAGGTGACAGGAGATCGAGATGTTCGATCTGATAATCAAAATTCG GAACCCCTCACTAAAATTTCAGAAACTAGAAATGAAGACATTAgggatgataaatttattagtcCTGCAATTGATGCACAAGATGATGTCTCTCCTAATCGTTCAAGTTCTGAGACTCGAGATGGAAAGCATGCTCAAGCTCGTACAGATGGTGTGGGCAATGGTTATTTGGATCCTAAATCTTCCAAAGGGGATAAGTGGCAGAATGGGGAACTTGGACATTTTAAAGGTAATGAGAAACTAAAAGGTGACTTTCATGACCCAACACTGGAGGCTAACGTGAGGAAAGCACATTACCATAGGAATTCATCCTCCGAAAGTGGAGGGGAAAAGTATAGAATGTCAGGAAGTTCTCCTTCTCATGGTAGATATAGAAGTCGATCAAGATCAATTGGTCATACTAGAGACAGGTCTCGCTCTCGTAGTATCATAGACGAATATCCTCATTCTAAGAGAAGGCGCTTTGACTATGACCATGATGAGGAAAGAGTGAGGGCACGTGGAAGGGAGCATGGTCATGGCAGTGTGGTAGATGATAGAAGGGAATACGGTATCAGATATCACAATCGAGAGGCCAGGGATAGAGATGTGGATAGAGACTTGCACGGAGAAAAGAAGCAAGAGGAAACTAGCAGGGGTAAAGAGATTGAGTGGGAACACAAAAGGGGAAAGGAACGTGAAAGGAGCCGTGATAGGTATAGAAGGGATATAGAAAAAGATAGGAGCAGGGAGAGGGAGGAGGATAGGGACAGGagacaagaaaaggaaagagataGGAGCTGGGATACAGTGATGGAGAGGGATAGGAGAAGGGAAAAGGAAAGAGATAGAAGTAGGGACAGAATAAGAGGTGGCAAGAGAGATAAAGACCCAGAGAATGAAAGGGATGATAAGCATCGGGCAAGAGATAATATTAAGAAGAGGGAAAGACATGATGATAAATATAGGCACAAAGATAGAGACACTGCTAATGGTAAGAATAGGCATCTGCATCATGAGGATGGTGACGACAATGGAGATAGATATAGAAAACATTCaaggcatgaagaaaatgaatatcgttgggaaagaaaaagaaattctgATAATCCTGTAAAGGTTTATAGCTCAATGGGAAGTACTGCAGAAGTGGGTGAAAGCAAACTAACAAG CAGTGAGGTTGAACCAGATGACTTAGAGGAGGATACATTACAATTACCTGAGCAAGAAGAGGAAGATCTCAACAGGATCAAAGaagagagtagaagaagaagggaagcAATAATGGAGAAATACAAGAAGCAGCATCAGCAAGTAGAAGAAGCGGTTGGAAATGAAGGAAACG ACAAGAAGGCAGCCATTCCTAATGACATCTCTGAAGCTCGTGATGGTAAAAATGATGATGCTGATTATTTGGAGCCATCATTTGCTGTTGGGAAATCTCCTGAAAATGTGAATGTTGCTTCTAAGAAGATGTCTCCTGCTGGAGGTCTGGGAGAGGGTACTCCAAAG AGTGAAAGGTCAGAGGACAAGTTTTGTGATGATATATTTGGTGAGACGCCAACGGGAGTTCGGAAATCA GGAAAAGGAGATGGTTTACTGATTGAGAGGGCTGGCCTACATGACAATTGGGACGATGCAGAGGGTTATTATA GCTATCGTATTGGTGAAATACTTGATGGCCGATATGAAGTCACTGCTGCACATGGGAGGGGTGTCTTTTCAACAGTTGTTCGCGGAAAGAATCTAAAGATGGGAAATGGTGAGCCAGAAGAAGTAGCCATAAAAATTATTCGTAGTAATGACACCAT GTACAAGGCTGGTATGGATGAATTGGTCATATTGAAGAAATTAGTAGGTGCAGATCCAGATGATAAGCGTCATTGTGTTCGTTTCCTTTCAAGTTTTAGATACAGGAATCATCTTTGTTTAGTTTTTGAATCTCTAAATATGAATCTGCGAGAGGTTTTAAAGAAGTTTGGTCGCAATATTGGCCTTAGGCTAACAGCTGTGAGAGCATACGCAAAACAGCTTTTTATTGCTCTGAAGCATCTCCGGAACTGTGGTGTTCTTCATTGTGATATAAAGCCAGATAATATGTTG GTAAATGAGTCTAAAAATGTTTTGAAGCTTTGTGACTTTGGCAATGCCATGTTTGCTGGTAAAAATGAAGTTACACCATATCTTGTGAGTCGTTTTTATCGTGCCCCGGAAATAA TACTTGGCTTGCCATATGATCATCCATTGGATATTTGGTCTGTAGGTTGTTGTTTGTATGAGTTGTATATAGGGAAGGTTCTTTTCCCAGGTCTTACAAACAATGACATGCTACGGCTTCACATGGAACTGAAGGGTCCTTTTCCAAAGAAGATGCTGCGTAAG GGAGCATTTACTGAACAGCATTTTGATCAGGATCTGAATTTTCTTGCTACTGAGGAGGATCCTGTAACAAAAAAG ACCATAAAGCGGCTGATACTCAACATTAAGCCAAAAGATATTGGGACACTCATTACTGGCTCTCCTGGGGAGGATCCAAAAATGTTAGCCAACTTTAAGGATCTTCTGGAAAAAGTTTTTGTCTTGGATCCAGACAAGAGGCTGACAGTGTCACAAGCTCTGAACCACCCATTCATCACTG GAGTGTCATCACAGTTGTCGGCATGTTGA
- the LOC100784523 gene encoding serine/threonine-protein kinase prpf4B isoform X2, with protein MATDARDSRRKHHRSSSPEDVDRSSKRHKHRHNSHRHRHGSKKRDEEVEFDDRTIAAVPSPTSHRYLHDDDVEEGEILEDEALDGEVGKKETESDVEPGEIKVTGDRDVRSDNQNSEPLTKISETRNEDIRDDKFISPAIDAQDDVSPNRSSSETRDGKHAQARTDGVGNGYLDPKSSKGDKWQNGELGHFKGNEKLKGDFHDPTLEANVRKAHYHRNSSSESGGEKYRMSGSSPSHGRYRSRSRSIGHTRDRSRSRSIIDEYPHSKRRRFDYDHDEERVRARGREHGHGSVVDDRREYGIRYHNREARDRDVDRDLHGEKKQEETSRGKEIEWEHKRGKERERSRDRYRRDIEKDRSREREEDRDRRQEKERDRSWDTVMERDRRREKERDRSRDRIRGGKRDKDPENERDDKHRARDNIKKRERHDDKYRHKDRDTANGKNRHLHHEDGDDNGDRYRKHSRHEENEYRWERKRNSDNPVKVYSSMGSTAEVGESKLTSSEVEPDDLEEDTLQLPEQEEEDLNRIKEESRRRREAIMEKYKKQHQQVEEAVGNEGNDKKAAIPNDISEARDGKNDDADYLEPSFAVGKSPENVNVASKKMSPAGGLGEGTPKSERSEDKFCDDIFGETPTGVRKSGKGDGLLIERAGLHDNWDDAEGYYSYRIGEILDGRYEVTAAHGRGVFSTVVRGKNLKMGNGEPEEVAIKIIRSNDTMYKAGMDELVILKKLVGADPDDKRHCVRFLSSFRYRNHLCLVFESLNMNLREVLKKFGRNIGLRLTAVRAYAKQLFIALKHLRNCGVLHCDIKPDNMLVNESKNVLKLCDFGNAMFAGKNEVTPYLVSRFYRAPEIILGLPYDHPLDIWSVGCCLYELYIGKVLFPGLTNNDMLRLHMELKGPFPKKMLRKGAFTEQHFDQDLNFLATEEDPVTKKTIKRLILNIKPKDIGTLITGSPGEDPKMLANFKDLLEKVFVLDPDKRLTVSQALNHPFITGK; from the exons ATGGCCACCGATGCCCGTGACTCGCGTCGCAAGCATCACCGATCTTCCTCTCCAGAGGACGTGGACAGATCCTCGAAGCGTCACAAGCACCGCCATAACAGCCATCGCCACCGCCACGGGAGCAAAAAGCGCGACGAAGAGGTTGAATTCGATGATCGAACAATTGCTGCGGTTCCTTCTCCAACTTCGCACAGATATCTCCATGACGACGATGTGGAGGAGGGAGAGATCCTTGAAGATGAGGCTCTCGACGGTGAGGTTGGAAAAAAGGAGACGGAATCTGATGTTGAACCCGGTGAAATCAAGGTGACAGGAGATCGAGATGTTCGATCTGATAATCAAAATTCG GAACCCCTCACTAAAATTTCAGAAACTAGAAATGAAGACATTAgggatgataaatttattagtcCTGCAATTGATGCACAAGATGATGTCTCTCCTAATCGTTCAAGTTCTGAGACTCGAGATGGAAAGCATGCTCAAGCTCGTACAGATGGTGTGGGCAATGGTTATTTGGATCCTAAATCTTCCAAAGGGGATAAGTGGCAGAATGGGGAACTTGGACATTTTAAAGGTAATGAGAAACTAAAAGGTGACTTTCATGACCCAACACTGGAGGCTAACGTGAGGAAAGCACATTACCATAGGAATTCATCCTCCGAAAGTGGAGGGGAAAAGTATAGAATGTCAGGAAGTTCTCCTTCTCATGGTAGATATAGAAGTCGATCAAGATCAATTGGTCATACTAGAGACAGGTCTCGCTCTCGTAGTATCATAGACGAATATCCTCATTCTAAGAGAAGGCGCTTTGACTATGACCATGATGAGGAAAGAGTGAGGGCACGTGGAAGGGAGCATGGTCATGGCAGTGTGGTAGATGATAGAAGGGAATACGGTATCAGATATCACAATCGAGAGGCCAGGGATAGAGATGTGGATAGAGACTTGCACGGAGAAAAGAAGCAAGAGGAAACTAGCAGGGGTAAAGAGATTGAGTGGGAACACAAAAGGGGAAAGGAACGTGAAAGGAGCCGTGATAGGTATAGAAGGGATATAGAAAAAGATAGGAGCAGGGAGAGGGAGGAGGATAGGGACAGGagacaagaaaaggaaagagataGGAGCTGGGATACAGTGATGGAGAGGGATAGGAGAAGGGAAAAGGAAAGAGATAGAAGTAGGGACAGAATAAGAGGTGGCAAGAGAGATAAAGACCCAGAGAATGAAAGGGATGATAAGCATCGGGCAAGAGATAATATTAAGAAGAGGGAAAGACATGATGATAAATATAGGCACAAAGATAGAGACACTGCTAATGGTAAGAATAGGCATCTGCATCATGAGGATGGTGACGACAATGGAGATAGATATAGAAAACATTCaaggcatgaagaaaatgaatatcgttgggaaagaaaaagaaattctgATAATCCTGTAAAGGTTTATAGCTCAATGGGAAGTACTGCAGAAGTGGGTGAAAGCAAACTAACAAG CAGTGAGGTTGAACCAGATGACTTAGAGGAGGATACATTACAATTACCTGAGCAAGAAGAGGAAGATCTCAACAGGATCAAAGaagagagtagaagaagaagggaagcAATAATGGAGAAATACAAGAAGCAGCATCAGCAAGTAGAAGAAGCGGTTGGAAATGAAGGAAACG ACAAGAAGGCAGCCATTCCTAATGACATCTCTGAAGCTCGTGATGGTAAAAATGATGATGCTGATTATTTGGAGCCATCATTTGCTGTTGGGAAATCTCCTGAAAATGTGAATGTTGCTTCTAAGAAGATGTCTCCTGCTGGAGGTCTGGGAGAGGGTACTCCAAAG AGTGAAAGGTCAGAGGACAAGTTTTGTGATGATATATTTGGTGAGACGCCAACGGGAGTTCGGAAATCA GGAAAAGGAGATGGTTTACTGATTGAGAGGGCTGGCCTACATGACAATTGGGACGATGCAGAGGGTTATTATA GCTATCGTATTGGTGAAATACTTGATGGCCGATATGAAGTCACTGCTGCACATGGGAGGGGTGTCTTTTCAACAGTTGTTCGCGGAAAGAATCTAAAGATGGGAAATGGTGAGCCAGAAGAAGTAGCCATAAAAATTATTCGTAGTAATGACACCAT GTACAAGGCTGGTATGGATGAATTGGTCATATTGAAGAAATTAGTAGGTGCAGATCCAGATGATAAGCGTCATTGTGTTCGTTTCCTTTCAAGTTTTAGATACAGGAATCATCTTTGTTTAGTTTTTGAATCTCTAAATATGAATCTGCGAGAGGTTTTAAAGAAGTTTGGTCGCAATATTGGCCTTAGGCTAACAGCTGTGAGAGCATACGCAAAACAGCTTTTTATTGCTCTGAAGCATCTCCGGAACTGTGGTGTTCTTCATTGTGATATAAAGCCAGATAATATGTTG GTAAATGAGTCTAAAAATGTTTTGAAGCTTTGTGACTTTGGCAATGCCATGTTTGCTGGTAAAAATGAAGTTACACCATATCTTGTGAGTCGTTTTTATCGTGCCCCGGAAATAA TACTTGGCTTGCCATATGATCATCCATTGGATATTTGGTCTGTAGGTTGTTGTTTGTATGAGTTGTATATAGGGAAGGTTCTTTTCCCAGGTCTTACAAACAATGACATGCTACGGCTTCACATGGAACTGAAGGGTCCTTTTCCAAAGAAGATGCTGCGTAAG GGAGCATTTACTGAACAGCATTTTGATCAGGATCTGAATTTTCTTGCTACTGAGGAGGATCCTGTAACAAAAAAG ACCATAAAGCGGCTGATACTCAACATTAAGCCAAAAGATATTGGGACACTCATTACTGGCTCTCCTGGGGAGGATCCAAAAATGTTAGCCAACTTTAAGGATCTTCTGGAAAAAGTTTTTGTCTTGGATCCAGACAAGAGGCTGACAGTGTCACAAGCTCTGAACCACCCATTCATCACTGGCAAGTGA
- the LOC100784523 gene encoding serine/threonine-protein kinase prpf4B isoform X3 — protein MATDARDSRRKHHRSSSPEDVDRSSKRHKHRHNSHRHRHGSKKRDEEVEFDDRTIAAVPSPTSHRYLHDDDVEEGEILEDEALDGEVGKKETESDVEPGEIKVTGDRDVRSDNQNSEPLTKISETRNEDIRDDKFISPAIDAQDDVSPNRSSSETRDGKHAQARTDGVGNGYLDPKSSKGDKWQNGELGHFKGNEKLKGDFHDPTLEANVRKAHYHRNSSSESGGEKYRMSGSSPSHGRYRSRSRSIGHTRDRSRSRSIIDEYPHSKRRRFDYDHDEERVRARGREHGHGSVVDDRREYGIRYHNREARDRDVDRDLHGEKKQEETSRGKEIEWEHKRGKERERSRDRYRRDIEKDRSREREEDRDRRQEKERDRSWDTVMERDRRREKERDRSRDRIRGGKRDKDPENERDDKHRARDNIKKRERHDDKYRHKDRDTANGKNRHLHHEDGDDNGDRYRKHSRHEENEYRWERKRNSDNPVKVYSSMGSTAEVGESKLTSEVEPDDLEEDTLQLPEQEEEDLNRIKEESRRRREAIMEKYKKQHQQVEEAVGNEGNDKKAAIPNDISEARDGKNDDADYLEPSFAVGKSPENVNVASKKMSPAGGLGEGTPKSERSEDKFCDDIFGETPTGVRKSGKGDGLLIERAGLHDNWDDAEGYYSYRIGEILDGRYEVTAAHGRGVFSTVVRGKNLKMGNGEPEEVAIKIIRSNDTMYKAGMDELVILKKLVGADPDDKRHCVRFLSSFRYRNHLCLVFESLNMNLREVLKKFGRNIGLRLTAVRAYAKQLFIALKHLRNCGVLHCDIKPDNMLVNESKNVLKLCDFGNAMFAGKNEVTPYLVSRFYRAPEIILGLPYDHPLDIWSVGCCLYELYIGKVLFPGLTNNDMLRLHMELKGPFPKKMLRKGAFTEQHFDQDLNFLATEEDPVTKKTIKRLILNIKPKDIGTLITGSPGEDPKMLANFKDLLEKVFVLDPDKRLTVSQALNHPFITGK, from the exons ATGGCCACCGATGCCCGTGACTCGCGTCGCAAGCATCACCGATCTTCCTCTCCAGAGGACGTGGACAGATCCTCGAAGCGTCACAAGCACCGCCATAACAGCCATCGCCACCGCCACGGGAGCAAAAAGCGCGACGAAGAGGTTGAATTCGATGATCGAACAATTGCTGCGGTTCCTTCTCCAACTTCGCACAGATATCTCCATGACGACGATGTGGAGGAGGGAGAGATCCTTGAAGATGAGGCTCTCGACGGTGAGGTTGGAAAAAAGGAGACGGAATCTGATGTTGAACCCGGTGAAATCAAGGTGACAGGAGATCGAGATGTTCGATCTGATAATCAAAATTCG GAACCCCTCACTAAAATTTCAGAAACTAGAAATGAAGACATTAgggatgataaatttattagtcCTGCAATTGATGCACAAGATGATGTCTCTCCTAATCGTTCAAGTTCTGAGACTCGAGATGGAAAGCATGCTCAAGCTCGTACAGATGGTGTGGGCAATGGTTATTTGGATCCTAAATCTTCCAAAGGGGATAAGTGGCAGAATGGGGAACTTGGACATTTTAAAGGTAATGAGAAACTAAAAGGTGACTTTCATGACCCAACACTGGAGGCTAACGTGAGGAAAGCACATTACCATAGGAATTCATCCTCCGAAAGTGGAGGGGAAAAGTATAGAATGTCAGGAAGTTCTCCTTCTCATGGTAGATATAGAAGTCGATCAAGATCAATTGGTCATACTAGAGACAGGTCTCGCTCTCGTAGTATCATAGACGAATATCCTCATTCTAAGAGAAGGCGCTTTGACTATGACCATGATGAGGAAAGAGTGAGGGCACGTGGAAGGGAGCATGGTCATGGCAGTGTGGTAGATGATAGAAGGGAATACGGTATCAGATATCACAATCGAGAGGCCAGGGATAGAGATGTGGATAGAGACTTGCACGGAGAAAAGAAGCAAGAGGAAACTAGCAGGGGTAAAGAGATTGAGTGGGAACACAAAAGGGGAAAGGAACGTGAAAGGAGCCGTGATAGGTATAGAAGGGATATAGAAAAAGATAGGAGCAGGGAGAGGGAGGAGGATAGGGACAGGagacaagaaaaggaaagagataGGAGCTGGGATACAGTGATGGAGAGGGATAGGAGAAGGGAAAAGGAAAGAGATAGAAGTAGGGACAGAATAAGAGGTGGCAAGAGAGATAAAGACCCAGAGAATGAAAGGGATGATAAGCATCGGGCAAGAGATAATATTAAGAAGAGGGAAAGACATGATGATAAATATAGGCACAAAGATAGAGACACTGCTAATGGTAAGAATAGGCATCTGCATCATGAGGATGGTGACGACAATGGAGATAGATATAGAAAACATTCaaggcatgaagaaaatgaatatcgttgggaaagaaaaagaaattctgATAATCCTGTAAAGGTTTATAGCTCAATGGGAAGTACTGCAGAAGTGGGTGAAAGCAAACTAACAAG TGAGGTTGAACCAGATGACTTAGAGGAGGATACATTACAATTACCTGAGCAAGAAGAGGAAGATCTCAACAGGATCAAAGaagagagtagaagaagaagggaagcAATAATGGAGAAATACAAGAAGCAGCATCAGCAAGTAGAAGAAGCGGTTGGAAATGAAGGAAACG ACAAGAAGGCAGCCATTCCTAATGACATCTCTGAAGCTCGTGATGGTAAAAATGATGATGCTGATTATTTGGAGCCATCATTTGCTGTTGGGAAATCTCCTGAAAATGTGAATGTTGCTTCTAAGAAGATGTCTCCTGCTGGAGGTCTGGGAGAGGGTACTCCAAAG AGTGAAAGGTCAGAGGACAAGTTTTGTGATGATATATTTGGTGAGACGCCAACGGGAGTTCGGAAATCA GGAAAAGGAGATGGTTTACTGATTGAGAGGGCTGGCCTACATGACAATTGGGACGATGCAGAGGGTTATTATA GCTATCGTATTGGTGAAATACTTGATGGCCGATATGAAGTCACTGCTGCACATGGGAGGGGTGTCTTTTCAACAGTTGTTCGCGGAAAGAATCTAAAGATGGGAAATGGTGAGCCAGAAGAAGTAGCCATAAAAATTATTCGTAGTAATGACACCAT GTACAAGGCTGGTATGGATGAATTGGTCATATTGAAGAAATTAGTAGGTGCAGATCCAGATGATAAGCGTCATTGTGTTCGTTTCCTTTCAAGTTTTAGATACAGGAATCATCTTTGTTTAGTTTTTGAATCTCTAAATATGAATCTGCGAGAGGTTTTAAAGAAGTTTGGTCGCAATATTGGCCTTAGGCTAACAGCTGTGAGAGCATACGCAAAACAGCTTTTTATTGCTCTGAAGCATCTCCGGAACTGTGGTGTTCTTCATTGTGATATAAAGCCAGATAATATGTTG GTAAATGAGTCTAAAAATGTTTTGAAGCTTTGTGACTTTGGCAATGCCATGTTTGCTGGTAAAAATGAAGTTACACCATATCTTGTGAGTCGTTTTTATCGTGCCCCGGAAATAA TACTTGGCTTGCCATATGATCATCCATTGGATATTTGGTCTGTAGGTTGTTGTTTGTATGAGTTGTATATAGGGAAGGTTCTTTTCCCAGGTCTTACAAACAATGACATGCTACGGCTTCACATGGAACTGAAGGGTCCTTTTCCAAAGAAGATGCTGCGTAAG GGAGCATTTACTGAACAGCATTTTGATCAGGATCTGAATTTTCTTGCTACTGAGGAGGATCCTGTAACAAAAAAG ACCATAAAGCGGCTGATACTCAACATTAAGCCAAAAGATATTGGGACACTCATTACTGGCTCTCCTGGGGAGGATCCAAAAATGTTAGCCAACTTTAAGGATCTTCTGGAAAAAGTTTTTGTCTTGGATCCAGACAAGAGGCTGACAGTGTCACAAGCTCTGAACCACCCATTCATCACTGGCAAGTGA
- the LOC100783993 gene encoding uncharacterized protein isoform X2, with protein MAFENGSKKELQKVGLKISKSFPLTRTTLASMESLSLPVVQEIVLSADMQCEKCQKRVADIITKMNETESVVVNVLEKKVVLTFRLPTIGKVISQQITPVPKVAIIRRIFRSSRS; from the exons ATGGCTTTTGAAAATGGTTCCAAAAAGGAGCTTCAGAAAGTTGGTCTAAAAATCTCCAAGAGCTTTCCTCTTACTAGGACTACTCTGGCATCTATGGAGTCTTTGTCCCTGCCAGTG GTTCAGGAAATTGTTCTTTCTGCTGATATGCAATGTGAGAAGTGCCAGAAGAGGGTTGCTGATATTATTACTAAAATGAATG AGACCGAGTCAGTGGTGGTGAATGTGTTGGAAAAGAAGGTGGTACTTACTTTTAGATTACCAACTATTGGTAAAGTAATCTCACAGCAAATTACTCCTGTCCCTAAAGTTGCCATTATTAGACGGATATTTCGATCTTCACGGAGTTAA
- the LOC100783993 gene encoding uncharacterized protein isoform X1, with amino-acid sequence MAFENGSKKELQKVGLKISKSFPLTRTTLASMESLSLPVVQEIVLSADMQCEKCQKRVADIITKMNAETESVVVNVLEKKVVLTFRLPTIGKVISQQITPVPKVAIIRRIFRSSRS; translated from the exons ATGGCTTTTGAAAATGGTTCCAAAAAGGAGCTTCAGAAAGTTGGTCTAAAAATCTCCAAGAGCTTTCCTCTTACTAGGACTACTCTGGCATCTATGGAGTCTTTGTCCCTGCCAGTG GTTCAGGAAATTGTTCTTTCTGCTGATATGCAATGTGAGAAGTGCCAGAAGAGGGTTGCTGATATTATTACTAAAATGAATG CAGAGACCGAGTCAGTGGTGGTGAATGTGTTGGAAAAGAAGGTGGTACTTACTTTTAGATTACCAACTATTGGTAAAGTAATCTCACAGCAAATTACTCCTGTCCCTAAAGTTGCCATTATTAGACGGATATTTCGATCTTCACGGAGTTAA